One stretch of Chaetodon auriga isolate fChaAug3 chromosome 18, fChaAug3.hap1, whole genome shotgun sequence DNA includes these proteins:
- the pcare2 gene encoding uncharacterized protein pcare2, which translates to MGCSPSKGKLFSKPECTAPQKTLLAEAQDDDNSKPAEEESDCLKTHEKENEIPITTEYHPRNETARSHLASDTMAVENAGNKDIKETEVNVIPGEVVDDVVQTVRIKKTEKRKKNKGQKKSYERQKSSVLQAKVDFPPHMVRAHQAAYAFLNPNISKYETLLGLLDQAAQTQLSLQPMMSALVLRFEEINQGLEEMAEEGELMLKEHGDYMALPSGMMAPAVMQAKPSTATASPPDPPQDLLQQLLQHSTEKMRIVGGSVHALGDTTLEEAVEYFSSLSKLLVEKLQAKQAAEQRLAQVLARVEGAAMRKSNPEDSALHSEDSGIGGENESLTGSERHRHHRGSAGSGSCGSGINIRATFDTLPSNLPNLVGHNEDDEEDEEEDDDDDVYVDDECDRPERKRSNSSPPDPSQPLLCMRTHVMHDQQPTVEQPLTVVTSTKLENSSSTRSENIMKDLQNSQRNLAQQMKKMAEIQGYKELAGPHCNMYRVLRRHSLSGSAGAQKAPFRVNQSPCSLPILAPQPPKRQSVRRLINTFSQGLDGRPGQRPANIPPDIRRPRKSDTVNSNERGIVINGNHNNNSWADGRDDLDVDNLPPPPPEVLMDNSFQSTEGIPGDEERSQNDSIRSFPKIIQNTGFSQRLKASMQNVEVLPSRAIVRRRSISTLSAHPVRQDAIMGMKDTEQQPDTDQDPEMEKANCLYQQARKIIHLRNAAESLDKRNTAELSSRGPSPFQPRSGQRCENTDFYEGEMSSSSLPVTAPPVSRVRLPPSCPSVCHRFPSPPVVRPQTISRPSSRPGSPRTVIRATDNNTEEIIPSVSFNDARSVFCLNESQNSQACITSASSVLPRPWGEASRGRPPMRKIDNSTRRVQSEQRPSLTSHSEFSKDGSLVSSKTKGSEPATTKYRLGSPLMTGDDADLDPSATVTTA; encoded by the exons ATGGGTTGCTCTCCATCAAAGGGAAAGTTATTTTCAAAGCCTGAATGCACTGCACCTCAAAAGACTCTGCTGGCTGAAGCACAGGATGATGACAATTCTAAGCCtgcggaggaggagagcgacTGTTTGAAAACCcatgagaaagaaaatgaaattccAATAACCACTGAATATCATCCCAGGAATGAGACTGCAAGGTCTCATTTGGCCTCCGACACAATGGCTGTCGAAAACGCAGGAAACAAGGACATCAAAGAAACAGAGGTGAATGTGATACCCGGAGAGGTAGTCGATGATGTTGTGCAAACAGTtaggattaaaaaaacagagaaaagaaagaaaaataaaggccAGAAAAAGTCCTATGAAAGGCAGAAGTCTTCTGTTCTCCAAGCAAAGGTGGACTTCCCACCACACATGGTCAGGGCTCACCAGGCAGCCTATGCCTTTCTGAACccaaacatttccaaatatGAGACCCTGTTGGGCCTGCTGGACCAGGCCGCCCAGACACAGTTGTCCCTTCAGCCCATGATGTCTGCTTTGGTGTTGCGCTTTGAGGAGATCAACCAGGGTCTAGAGGAGATGGCTGAAGAGGGGGAGCTGATGCTGAAAGAGCATGGAGACTACATGGCTTTGCCATCTGGGATGATGGCCCCAGCTGTTATGCAAGCTAAACCTAGCACTGCCACAGCAAGCCCTCCTGATCCACCTCAAGATCTGTTACAGCAACTGCTACAGCAttcaacagagaaaatgaggatTGTGGGGGGCTCAGTCCATGCACTGGGTGACACCACGCTTGAGGAGGCAGTGGagtatttttcttctctttctaaACTACTAGTTGAGAAGCTGCAGGCCAAGCAGGCAGCAGAACAGAGGTTGGCTCAGGTGCTGGCACGGGTGGAGGGAGCTGCAATGAGGAAATCTAACCCAGAGGATTCAGCACTGCACAGTGAGGATAGCGGTATTgggggagaaaatgaaagtctGACAGGGTCTGAGAGGCACCGTCACCACCGAGGGAGTGCTGGATCTGGAAGTTGTGGGTCTGGAATTAACATTCGTGCTACATTTGATACTCTGCCCAGTAATTTACCGAACCTGGTAGGCCataatgaagatgatgaagaggacgaggaggaagatgatgatgatgatgtgtatGTGGATGATGAATGTGATAGGCCTGAAAGGAAAAGGTCAAACTCTTCCCCACCAGATCCCAGTCAACCTCTTCTCTGCATGCGTACACATGTCATGCATGATCAGCAGCCAACAGTCGAACAACCCCTGACTGTTGTTACCTCAACCAAACTGGAAAACTCTTCATCTACCAGAAGTGAAAACATAATGAAGGATCTACAAAATAGCCAGAGGAACTTGGCTcagcaaatgaaaaagatgGCTGAAATCCAAGGATACAAAGAGTTAGCAGGGCCTCATTGTAACATGTATAGAGTACTAAGACGGCATTCATTAAGTGGATCAGCTGGTGCACAAAAAGCTCCATTCAGAGTAAATCAGTCACCTTGCTCCTTACCAATTTTAGCACCTCAACCGCCCAAGCGACAATCTGTCAGAAGGCTGATAAACACCTTTAGCCAAGGGTTGGATGGTAGACCAGGGCAGAGGCCTGCTAATATTCCACCTGATATCAGGAGGCCCAGGAAAAGTGACACAGTAAACAGTAATGAGCGGGGTATAGTCATCAATGGCAATCATAACAACAACAGCTGGGCTGATGGCAGAGATGACCTGGATGTAGACAAcctaccaccaccacccccagaGGTTCTGATGGACAATTCCTTCCAGAGTACTGAGGGCATACCAGGAGATGAGGAAAGATCACAGAATGATTCAATTCGAAGTTTCCCAAAGATAATTCAAAACACAGGATTTTCCCAGCGTCTAAAAGCATCCATGCAAAATGTGGAAGTGCTACCAAGTCGTGCCATTGTGAGACGGAGATCGATTAGCACCTTGTCTGCCCATCCTGTCAGACAGGATGCCATTATGGGGATGAAAGATACAGAACAGCAACCAGATACTGATCAAGATCCAGAAATGGAGAAGGCTAACTGTCTCTACCAGCAGGCACGTAAGATCATTCACCTACGCAACGCAGCAGAATCTCTTGACAAGAGAAATACTGCAGAACTAAGCAGCAGAGGACCTTCACCCTTTCAACCTAGAAGTGGCCAgagatgtgaaaacactgatttttatGAGGGTGAGATGTCCTCTTCAAGCCTGCCTGTGACAGCACCACCTGTTTCTAGAGTCCGCCTACCGCCATCTTGTCCCTCTGTGTGCCACAGATTTCCAAGTCCTCCTGTGGTCAGACCTCAGACCATCTCTAGGCCCTCTTCTCGCCCAGGTTCTCCAAGAACAGTTATACGTGCCACAGATAACAACACTGAGGAGATCATTCCATCTGTGTCCTTTAATGATGCCCGTTCAGTCTTCTGTCTGAATGAATCACAAAACTCTCAGGCCTGCATCACCTCTGCAAGTTCTGTACTTCCCAGACCATGGGGAGAGGCCTCCCGAGGCAGGCCACCCATGAGAAAGATAGACAACTCTACCCGTCGTGTCCAATCTGAACAGAGACCTAGTTTGACTTCGCATTCAGAGTTTTCCAAAGACGGCAGTTTGGTGTCTAGCAAGACCAAGGGGAGTGAGCCTGCTACCACAAAATATAG GCTGGGCAGTCCTCTGATGACAGGAGATGATGCCGATTTGGATCCAAGTGCCACAGTGACAACAGCCTAG